From Rutidosis leptorrhynchoides isolate AG116_Rl617_1_P2 chromosome 3, CSIRO_AGI_Rlap_v1, whole genome shotgun sequence, a single genomic window includes:
- the LOC139897280 gene encoding mechanosensitive ion channel protein 1, mitochondrial encodes MTGIRFLMTKSSRRMYNTCLKPNGHVYQADAIARPCVTIIGRDYSTDRSSRSSNVAMNPSRLSNLHLKKTTYPLLGATHLLNHRSYSTPAGSHGSDGSGLLHKVTEFWNSSVNVASETGDKAKEAFNEVTPHVEKLLDTYPYLQDVIVPVGGTITGTIAAWAILPRIFRRLHKYSTEGPGTFIPVGSLWQAVPYEKSFWGALEVPVKYLITFMAFSQIGVMVAPTTFALQFIAPAWRAATILSVVWFFHRWKTNVITRALVTKSLMGVDRNKLLTVDKFSSVGLFAVGGMALAEACGVPVQSLLTVGGIGGVATAFAARDILGNVLSGLSVQVSQPFSIGDTIKAGSMEGQVIEMGLTTTTLLSAEKFPIVVPNSLFSSQAIVNKSRAGWRAMVVKVPVRIDDFDKIPQISEEIKNMMKSNANVFLDKEQPYCYLSRVERSFAELSLGCNLKQMRKDMLYSAEQDLLLQSVGIIKKHGATLGRTLEG; translated from the exons ATGACTGGAATTAGGTTTTTGATGACTAAATCGTCACGTAGGATGTATAACACTTGTCTGAAACCAAACGGACATGTGTACCAAGCTGACGCTATTGCGAGACCATGTGTAACTATCATTGGGCGCGATTATTCGACTGATCGAAGTAGTAGAAGTAGCAATGTGGCTATGAATCCATCTAGACTTTCAAACCTGCACCTTAAGAAGACTACTTACCCTCTTCTAGGAGCAACACATTTGTTAAATCATCGATCGTATTCAACGCCTGCTGGTAGTCATGGATCTGATGGGAGTGGTTTGCTTCATAAGGTGACAGAATTTTGGAATTCAAGTGTGAATGTTGCATCTGAAACTGGGGACAAGGCGAAAGAAGCTTTTAATGAAGTGACTCCTCATGTAGAAAAGTTACTTGATACTTATCCGTATCTTCAGGATGTTATCGTTCCGGTTGGTGGAACGATAACGGGAACTATTGCAGCCTGGGCTATTTTGCCAAGGATTTTTAGACGATTGCATAAATACTCGACTGAAGGGCCTGGTACATTCATACCAGTAGGTTCATTGTGGCAGGCGGTACCTTACGAGAAAAGCTTTTGGGGTGCTTTAGAGGTTCCTGTTAAATATCTAATAACCTTTATGGCATTTTCACAAAT AGGGGTGATGGTAGCTCCAACAACGTTTGCATTACAGTTCATTGCTCCTGCTTGGAGAGCTGCTACGATACTTTCAGTTGTGTGGTTTTTTCATAGATGGAAAACAAATGTAATCACACGTGCTTTGGTTACAAAGTCTCTTATGGGCGTTGACCGTAATAAGTTGTTAACTGTGGACAAATTTTCTTCTGTTGGTTTGTTTGCTGTTGGTGGTATGGCTCTAGCTGAAGCCTGTGGAGTACCTGTGCAATCTCTTTTAACTGTTGGAGGGATTGGAG GAGTTGCAACTGCTTTTGCTGCGAGAGATATCCTTGGCAATGTTTTGAGTGGGTTATCTGTGCAAGTTTCACAACCCTTTTCAATTGGAGATACCATAAAA GCTGGATCTATGGAAGGTCAAGTTATAGAGATGGGACTCACAACTACCACATTACTTAGTGCCGAAAAGTTCCCTATCGTAGTGCCAAATTCGTTGTTTTCTAGTCAG GCAATTGTAAATAAATCACGTGCTGGATGGCGTGCAATGGTAGTCAAAGTTCCAGTGCGGATTGATGACTTCGATAAGATCCCACAAATATCAGAAGAAATTAAAAACATGATGAAATCTAATGCTAATGTTTTTCTGGATAAAGAGCAGCCGTATTGTTATCTTTCTCGAGTGGAAAGATCTTTTGCAGAGCTCAGTCTTGGATGCAACTTAAAACAGATG